GTCGCTGGAAACACGAAGGCCGCCGGTTCCCGCTGTGGGAGCCGACGGCCTTGGTGCTTCAGGAGCGGGGGAGGGCTACTTCGCTTCCGCCGCCATCGCCACGCCGGCCTTCTTCAGCTCCTCGTCGATGACCTTCTTGAAGGCATCGAAGGGCTGCGCACCGACCAGCGTGCGGCCGTTGATGAAGAACGTCGGGGTGCCGTTGGCGCCCTTGGCGGAGCCGTCCGCCATGTCCGCCTCGATCTGCTTGTCGTACTTGCCCGAGTCCAGGTCCGTCTTGAACTTGTTCACGTTCAGGCCGATTTCCTGGGCGTACTTCTCCAGGCTGGCGCGGTCCAGGGCGCGCTGGTTGGCGAAGAGCTTGTCGTGCATCTCCCAGAACTTGCCCTGCTCGTTCGCGGCCATGGAGGCCACGGCGGCGAGCTTCGCGTTCTGGTGGAAGGGCAGGGGCTGGTGCTTGAAGGCGAACTTGACCTTGCCCTTGTAGGCCTTCTCCACCTGCTCGATGGTCGGCACGGCGCGGCTGCAGAAGGGGCACTCGAAGTCGGACCAGGCGACGATGGTGACGGGCGCGTTCTTCGGGCCGCGCACCGGGGCGTTGCCCACTTCCACCTTCTGCACGGCCGGCTCGGCGGGCGCCGCGGGGGCGGCCGGAGCGGCGTTCACGTTGTCCTGGTTCAGCTTGGCGTAGAGGTCCTCCGCCTTGGTGCCGGCGGCGAGCGCCTTGTCGGCCTTGGCGATCTCCTGGTCGATGAGGGGCTTGAAGGCCTCGAAGGGCTGCGCGCCGGAGAGGAAGCGGCCGTTGATGAAGAAGGCCGGGGTGCCGTTGGCGCCCACCGCGCTGCCCGCGGCGGAGTCCGCGTCCACCTTCGCGGAGATCTTGCTCGACTCCAGGGCGGCCTTGAACTTGTTCATGTCCAGGCCCAGCTCCTGGGCGTACTTCTCCAGGTCACCGCGCTCCAGGGCGCGCTGGTTGGCGAAGAGCTTGTCGTGCATCTCCCAGAACTTGCCCTGCTCGTGGGCGGCCATGGAGGCGACGGCCGCGATCTTCGCGTGCGAGTGCATGGGCAGCGGCTGGTGGCGGAACACCACGCGCACGTCCTTGCCGTAGGTCTCCTTGATCTTGTTGAGCGTCGGCACGGCGCGGCTGCAGAACGGGCACTCGAAGTCCGACCACTCGACGATGGTCACCTTCGCGGTGGCCGGGCCGAAGGAGGGGGAGTCCGCGGGGATCTCAATCTTCTTCGCGGCGGCGGGGGGCTCCGCCTGCTGCTGGGCGGCCTTGGCCGGGGCGCGCTCGACGCCCTTCTCGATGGTGCGCGCGTACACCTGCGACGGCGCGACGCCGCTCTTCACCAGGCCCTCGGCCTTGGCGAGCTCCTCGTCGATGAGGGCCTTGAAGTTGTCGATGGGCTGCGCGCCGGAGAGGAAGCGGCCGTTGATGAAGAAGGCCGGCGTGCCGCTGGCGCCCATCTGCTGGGCCAGGGCCTGATCCTTGTCGATGGTGGCGCCCAGGCGCTCATCCGCCATGTCCGCCTTCCACTTCGCCACGTCCAGGCCAATCTGCTTGGCGTAGCCCTCCAGGCTCTCCCCATCCAGCTTCTTGTTGTTGGCGAAGAGCAGGTTGTGCATGTCCCAGTACTTGCCCTGCTCACCGGCCGCGAGCGCCGCGAGCGCCGCGGGACGCGCGTGCGGGTGGAAGGACAGCGGGTTCTGGCGCATCACGACGCGCAGCTTGTTGCCGTAGTCCTTCTGGAGCTGCTCGACGGTGTTGTGCGCGCGGCTGCAGAACGGGCACTCGTAGTCGGAGAACTCCACGATGGTGACGAGCGCGTTGACGCTGCCCTTCGTCGGGGCGCCGTCGACGGGCACCTTGAAGACGGTGGGGTCCACGGCGCGCGCGGGCTTGTTGGCCGCCTGCGCGGCGGGGGGCGTAGTGCCGGTGCTGGGCTTCGAGCCGGTGGCGGCACGGCCGCCAACGAACCCGAGCACCAGGCCGACCAGCAAGGCCACGATGACATTGGGCTTCATGGGTTGGGAATGCTCCTGCGCCATAGGTCCGACTCCGGGCCCCAAGCGGGTGTCTGGGTAGGGAAAGGGCGGGGTACTTAACAGAGGGAATTCCAGACACGCAAGCCGCGATGACCGCCTGCGTCCGCCCGATATCCAGAGGCCTCGAAGGGGCGGACAACGACGCTGGGGACACCAAAATTCCCTCTCAGCGCGCGTGTCGTGTCGCTTCGTCCGTTCGGGTTCCATGCCAGGATGCGCGGCCATGGAAGCCGGTGTGCGCGTGGATACGTCCGGGGCCCTCTGCCCGGTGCCCATCCTGGAGATTGCCAAGGCGATGCGCCGCCTTGCGCCCGGGACGCTGGTGGAGCTCGTCTCCACCGACCGGGGGCTGGAGGCGGACCTGCCCGCGTGGTGCGACGCGACGGGCAACGAGCTCGTCCGCATGGAGCGCCGGGGCGCCCACTATGTGGGCTGGGTCCGCAAGGCGGGGTGAGCGTCCGTGGGGCGCGGGCCTACAGCAGCTGAAGGACGCGGTCCTCCAGGCGGCGGCCGCGGCTGACGCCGAGGATGAGCACCTGGTGCTGGAGGAGGTGGCCAACGGTGTGGCTGATGACCTCCTCGGCCTTGTGGGCCTGGCCGTCGAAGCGCACGCGCAGCACGTCCGTTCCCTCCATGCGTGCGTCGGTGACGCCGGGCAGGGAGGTGATTTCGGGGATGATGACGTCGCCCCGGGCAATCTGGACGCGGAACTCGGCGCCCTGGCCGGTGAGCTCCGACATGGTGCCGGCCTGGGCGAGCGAGCCCTTGTCGAGGATGGCGGCGGCGTCGCACAGCTCCTCCAGCTCCTGGAGGTTGTGGCTGGAGACGACCACCGTCTGCGTGCCCTTCATGTCCTTGATGACCTGACGCACCTGCGCGGCGATACGCGGATCCAGGCCGGCGGTGGGCTCGTCCAGGAGGACGAGCGGCGGGCGGCCCATCAGGGCCTGGGCCATGGCGGCGCGCTTGGCCATGCCGTGGCTGAGCGCCTGCGTCTGGACCTTCCAGGCCTCCATCAGGCCCACCTTCTCCAGGGCGCCGCGGGCCTCGTGCTCGGGCTGGGGCAGGTCCGACAGGCGGGCCCAGTACATGAGCAGCGCGCCCACCTCCCAGCCAGGGGGCAGCACCGCGTCCTGGGGCAGCGCGCCCACGCGGCCCTTGAGGGCGCCGGGCGCGGTGGGGGACACGCCCATCACCTGGAGCGAGCCCTCGGACGGGTAGAGGTAGCCGCACATCATGGAGAAGGTGGTCGTCTTACCGGCGCCGTTGGGGCCGATGAGCCCGAAGACGTCACCCTGCCGCACCTGGAGGCTCACCGCGTTGACGGCGACCTTGGGGCCGAAGCGCTTGGAGACGTTGTTCAGCTGGATGGCCAGGTCGCTCACAGGTCCCTCGCGCGCAGGACGCCGTAGGCGCCGAAGAGGAAGATGGCGGCGAAGGCCGCGTAGGCCGCGCCGCTCATGGCGAACTCGGCGAGCTTCGGGTGCAGCAGGTTGCCCGAGTAGTACGACGGGGACAGGTAGCGCAGGAAGCGCAGCACGTTCTCATCGCTCACGGCGCGTCCCACGGAGTCCATCAGCCAGAAGATGAAGAGCAGGATGAAGTTGAAGACGAGGCTCACCGCGGGGACGCGGAAGAGGCTGGAGCACAGGGTGGTGAGGGCGACGTAGGCCAGCGAGAAGACGACGGTGGCGCTCCAGAACTTCAGGAGGTTGAGCACCAGCACCCCGAAGGCGAAGTCGTCGTTGATGATGCGCGCGTAGATGAAGATGGCCAGGTCGATGATCAGCACCAGCCCCACCAGCAGCGTGGCCTGGGAGAGGAACTTGCCCAGGAGCACCGAGGAGCGGCGCGCACGCACCGTGAGGTAGCGCATGGAGCGCGGCCCCACCTCTCCGCTCACCTGGTCGAAGCCCATCAGGGCGATGTAGGCGGGGAGGAAGAAGAGGCTTATCTTGAAGACGATGAGCACCACGATGGGCACCTGCGCCAGGGCCTCCATCATCGCGGCGTCATTGTTGGCGAGGAAGCCCAGGACCCCGCGGTGCATCTGCTCCGCGGCCTGCGTGGCGAACTCCGAGTCCCCACCGGAGCCGGCGAGCTTCTCGTTCAGCTGGGCTTGCAGGTCCCGGGTGACGAAGCCCACCACGAGCAGCACCAGCGCGGAGAACATGCTGTAGAGCCCGAGCAGCACGATGGCCCGGCCGCTCTTCATGGCCCGACGCAGCTCGGCTGCCCAGATCACCAATGTCTCTTTGAGTCCGTCCAAGGTGCACAGGACCCTACTGGACCTCCAGGCACCTTCCCAGGTTTCTGGCGGACGAAGGCAGCAGTCGAGGAGGCAAGCCGTGGACAGCGCGCCCTCAGCGACTAGGATCCGGCGGCCTGCTCCCTGACCCCCAAGGAGAGCCCCGAAGCATGACGATGCGCCGCCTCCTCGCCGCCCTGCCGCTGTTCCCCCTCACGCTGCTCCTGGGCGCCTCCGCGCCCGGGCCGGACGCGAACACCGCGCCGTCACCCGCCGCCCCGTCGGATGCCCAGGCCCTGGCGCAGTCGGTGAGCGCCCTGGGAACGGACGCGGGGCCCGTGGGCGCCCGCGCGCTGGTGGAGAAGGTGGAGGCCGAGCAGCGCGCCCAGGCCGCTGCTTTGGACGCGGGGGCCGCCGAGAGCGTCGCGCAGGCTCCGGACTCCGGGACTGCCGGTGAAGCCGTGGCGGAGACTCCACCCGAGGACTCGCGCCCGGTGGATGCCCGCGCGCTGGCGGAGGCGCTGGCCGCGAAGGACGCCGCCGCGCTGGAGCCCGGGATGGTGCCGCCGATGCCGGTTCCCTCGCGGGAGAAGGCGCCGCCGTTCGGCAAGCTCCAGGGCCTGCCGCGCGCGCAGGACCTGGTGGCCCGCGCGAAGCTGGAGGGTAACAAGCTGGTGGTGAAGGGCGGCAAGAGCGCGCCGGATCAGGTGCTCACCATCGACCCCGGCCTCCAGGCGTCGCTCACGAAGATCATGCAGAACTACCAGGTGCCCTACGGCGCCGCGGTGGTGCTGGAGCCCTCCACCGGCCGCGTCCTCGCGATGGCGGAGCACTCGGAGGCGAAGCCGGAATTGCGCGGGCTGCCCATCCGCGCGGTGTACCCGGCCGCGAGCATCTTCAAGATCGTCACCGGCAGCGCGCTCCTGGAGGCCGGCGTGTCGCCCGACACCGAGTCCTGCTTCCACGGCGGCAAGCGCCGCCTGAACGAGCGGCAGCTGGAGGACACCGAGCGCGACGGCGCCTGCTATTCGCTGGCGCTGGCCATGGGCAAGAGCGCCAACGTCATCTTCGCCAAGCTGACCAGCAAGCACCTGACCGCGGACTCCCTCAAGCGCATGGCGGCGCGCCTGCGCTTCAACCGTGAGATCCCCTTCGCCCAACCGCTGGACGTGTCGCTCGCGTACATCCCGGAGGACGGCTTCGCGCTCGCCAACACCGGCGCGGGCTTCGGTGACGTGTACCTGTCCCCGCTGCACGGCGCGCTGCTGGCGTCCGTGGCCGCCAACGAGGGCCGCTGGGTGGACCCCGTGCTGGTGGAGCCGGAGCCCTTCATGCCCCTGCCAGAGCCGGAGCCCGTGCTCACGCCCACCGCCGCGCACGAGCTCACGCGGATGCTGGAGGAGACCGTCACCCACGGCACCGCGCGCGGCGTCTTCCGCGAGCGCGGCTTCCAGGTGAAGGACGCCGTGGGCAAGACGGGCACGCTCGCGGACCGCGAGCCCTTCCGCGACTACTCGTGGTTCGTGGGCTTCGCGCCCAAGGACAACCCGCGCGTGGCCGTGGCCGCCCTCATCGTGAATGATCCGAAGTGGCGCATCCGCGGCTCCTACCTCGGCCGCGAGGCCCTGCGTCTGGCGCTGGAGCGCATCCCGGCGCCGGTGGAAGTGACGGCCCCCGCGGGCGCCGCCGGCAAGCACTGAGGCGGAACGTCAGGACAGCGGACGCGCGGTGAGCTTCACCAGCCCCGTGTCCACGAAGCCCTGGAAGAACTTCAGGGCCTCCAGCTCCTGGAGCGGCGACACGTGCACGATGGCGGCCACGTCCCGCCGCCCGTCGATGCGTGACAGCAGGTAGCGCTCCGGTGAGGTGAGGGGCAGCGTCTTCAGGTGCGCGGGCGTCACCATCAGCGCCGGCACGCGCGACGGCTCCATCAGCGCCTTGCGCAGCTCCGTGAGCAGCCTGCCTTCCGCGTCGCGCAGCAGCTTCGTGGTGTGCTCGGTGGGCGCGATTTCGTGCGCGCGCCGGGCCAGCGCCTCGCCGTCGCGCAGGTTGCCCGCGTCCAGGAAGAGCTGGGCGGCCTGGAGCACCTCGTCGGAGGAGGACTCGGAGCCGATGACGCCGCCCGAGTCCAGGTCGTCCTCGTCCTCCTCCACCACGACGACGGTGTGCGCGCCGGGCTCCGGGGAGGGCAGGGGCGCCTCGTCCGACACGCGCAGCGCGTCCTGGCGGTAGAGCGCGTACAGCCGCTGGTAGAGGAAGAAGTCGGTGGCGTGCAGCGCCAGCGCCATGCCGTCGATGCTGAGGCCTTCCTTCGCGAGCTGCACGATGCGCTCGTCCATGCTGCCGGCCTTGCGGTCCGTCAGCTTGCGCTCGTCCACCTCCAGGCGCACGCGGCCGGAGGGGAACACCGCGCGG
This DNA window, taken from Corallococcus coralloides DSM 2259, encodes the following:
- a CDS encoding DsbA family protein — protein: MKPNVIVALLVGLVLGFVGGRAATGSKPSTGTTPPAAQAANKPARAVDPTVFKVPVDGAPTKGSVNALVTIVEFSDYECPFCSRAHNTVEQLQKDYGNKLRVVMRQNPLSFHPHARPAALAALAAGEQGKYWDMHNLLFANNKKLDGESLEGYAKQIGLDVAKWKADMADERLGATIDKDQALAQQMGASGTPAFFINGRFLSGAQPIDNFKALIDEELAKAEGLVKSGVAPSQVYARTIEKGVERAPAKAAQQQAEPPAAAKKIEIPADSPSFGPATAKVTIVEWSDFECPFCSRAVPTLNKIKETYGKDVRVVFRHQPLPMHSHAKIAAVASMAAHEQGKFWEMHDKLFANQRALERGDLEKYAQELGLDMNKFKAALESSKISAKVDADSAAGSAVGANGTPAFFINGRFLSGAQPFEAFKPLIDQEIAKADKALAAGTKAEDLYAKLNQDNVNAAPAAPAAPAEPAVQKVEVGNAPVRGPKNAPVTIVAWSDFECPFCSRAVPTIEQVEKAYKGKVKFAFKHQPLPFHQNAKLAAVASMAANEQGKFWEMHDKLFANQRALDRASLEKYAQEIGLNVNKFKTDLDSGKYDKQIEADMADGSAKGANGTPTFFINGRTLVGAQPFDAFKKVIDEELKKAGVAMAAEAK
- a CDS encoding sulfurtransferase TusA family protein codes for the protein MEAGVRVDTSGALCPVPILEIAKAMRRLAPGTLVELVSTDRGLEADLPAWCDATGNELVRMERRGAHYVGWVRKAG
- a CDS encoding ABC transporter ATP-binding protein, which gives rise to MSDLAIQLNNVSKRFGPKVAVNAVSLQVRQGDVFGLIGPNGAGKTTTFSMMCGYLYPSEGSLQVMGVSPTAPGALKGRVGALPQDAVLPPGWEVGALLMYWARLSDLPQPEHEARGALEKVGLMEAWKVQTQALSHGMAKRAAMAQALMGRPPLVLLDEPTAGLDPRIAAQVRQVIKDMKGTQTVVVSSHNLQELEELCDAAAILDKGSLAQAGTMSELTGQGAEFRVQIARGDVIIPEITSLPGVTDARMEGTDVLRVRFDGQAHKAEEVISHTVGHLLQHQVLILGVSRGRRLEDRVLQLL
- a CDS encoding ABC transporter permease, which translates into the protein MKSGRAIVLLGLYSMFSALVLLVVGFVTRDLQAQLNEKLAGSGGDSEFATQAAEQMHRGVLGFLANNDAAMMEALAQVPIVVLIVFKISLFFLPAYIALMGFDQVSGEVGPRSMRYLTVRARRSSVLLGKFLSQATLLVGLVLIIDLAIFIYARIINDDFAFGVLVLNLLKFWSATVVFSLAYVALTTLCSSLFRVPAVSLVFNFILLFIFWLMDSVGRAVSDENVLRFLRYLSPSYYSGNLLHPKLAEFAMSGAAYAAFAAIFLFGAYGVLRARDL
- a CDS encoding penicillin-binding transpeptidase domain-containing protein, whose product is MTMRRLLAALPLFPLTLLLGASAPGPDANTAPSPAAPSDAQALAQSVSALGTDAGPVGARALVEKVEAEQRAQAAALDAGAAESVAQAPDSGTAGEAVAETPPEDSRPVDARALAEALAAKDAAALEPGMVPPMPVPSREKAPPFGKLQGLPRAQDLVARAKLEGNKLVVKGGKSAPDQVLTIDPGLQASLTKIMQNYQVPYGAAVVLEPSTGRVLAMAEHSEAKPELRGLPIRAVYPAASIFKIVTGSALLEAGVSPDTESCFHGGKRRLNERQLEDTERDGACYSLALAMGKSANVIFAKLTSKHLTADSLKRMAARLRFNREIPFAQPLDVSLAYIPEDGFALANTGAGFGDVYLSPLHGALLASVAANEGRWVDPVLVEPEPFMPLPEPEPVLTPTAAHELTRMLEETVTHGTARGVFRERGFQVKDAVGKTGTLADREPFRDYSWFVGFAPKDNPRVAVAALIVNDPKWRIRGSYLGREALRLALERIPAPVEVTAPAGAAGKH
- a CDS encoding DUF4388 domain-containing protein, which translates into the protein MRGVCGDFSTMPLKDLVVHLGNRRATGTLNVERGDVRKQLLLRDGHVITASSNQPREYFGQFLINQGHLTEDQLERAFSTQAETHILLGKILIMTGTVSEATVRTVLSHKFREMLLDAFTWEEGGFDFRPTDVAPELEGLDVSVDLLDVHREGEFRETAWQAIRAVFPSGRVRLEVDERKLTDRKAGSMDERIVQLAKEGLSIDGMALALHATDFFLYQRLYALYRQDALRVSDEAPLPSPEPGAHTVVVVEEDEDDLDSGGVIGSESSSDEVLQAAQLFLDAGNLRDGEALARRAHEIAPTEHTTKLLRDAEGRLLTELRKALMEPSRVPALMVTPAHLKTLPLTSPERYLLSRIDGRRDVAAIVHVSPLQELEALKFFQGFVDTGLVKLTARPLS